A stretch of Saccharothrix texasensis DNA encodes these proteins:
- the sucC gene encoding ADP-forming succinate--CoA ligase subunit beta, which produces MDLYEYQAKDLFAAHDVPVLPGDVATTPAEAKAIAERFGQTVVVKAQVKTGGRGKAGGVKLAETPDETEVKAEAILGLDIKGHIVHRVLVTPASDIAEEYYFSFLLDRANRTFLAMASVEGGMDIEEVAATKPEALAKVPVDAITGVDRAKADEIVAAAKFPAEVADQVADVIVKLWETFVSEDATLVEVNPLVRDPEGKIVALDGKVTLDENASFRHPDHEALVDKQAEDPLEAKAKAKGLNYVKLDGQVGIIGNGAGLVMSTLDVVAYAGEKHKGVKPANFLDIGGGASAEVMANGLDIILHDPDVRSVFVNVFGGITACDAVANGIVAALGILGDEAKKPLVVRLDGNNVEEGRRILAEANHPLVTVVDTMDNAADKAAELAAAGV; this is translated from the coding sequence GTGGACCTGTACGAGTACCAGGCGAAGGACCTCTTCGCCGCCCACGACGTCCCGGTACTTCCGGGCGACGTGGCGACCACCCCCGCCGAGGCCAAGGCCATCGCGGAGCGCTTCGGCCAGACCGTCGTGGTCAAGGCCCAGGTCAAGACGGGCGGCCGCGGCAAGGCCGGCGGCGTCAAGCTCGCCGAGACCCCGGACGAGACCGAGGTCAAGGCCGAGGCGATCCTCGGCCTGGACATCAAGGGCCACATCGTCCACCGCGTGCTGGTGACGCCCGCGTCCGACATCGCCGAGGAGTACTACTTCTCCTTCCTCCTCGACCGCGCCAACCGCACCTTCCTGGCCATGGCCAGCGTCGAGGGCGGCATGGACATCGAAGAGGTCGCCGCGACCAAGCCCGAGGCCCTGGCCAAGGTGCCGGTGGACGCGATCACCGGTGTCGACCGCGCGAAGGCCGACGAGATCGTGGCCGCCGCCAAGTTCCCCGCCGAGGTGGCCGACCAGGTCGCCGACGTCATCGTGAAGCTCTGGGAGACCTTCGTCTCCGAGGACGCCACGCTGGTCGAGGTCAACCCGCTGGTCCGCGACCCCGAGGGCAAGATCGTCGCCCTCGACGGCAAGGTCACGCTCGACGAGAACGCCTCCTTCCGCCACCCCGACCACGAGGCGCTGGTGGACAAGCAGGCGGAGGACCCGCTGGAGGCCAAGGCCAAGGCGAAGGGCCTCAACTACGTCAAGCTGGACGGCCAGGTCGGCATCATCGGCAACGGCGCCGGTCTCGTGATGTCCACCCTCGACGTGGTGGCGTACGCGGGCGAGAAGCACAAGGGCGTCAAGCCCGCGAACTTCCTCGACATCGGCGGCGGCGCGTCGGCCGAGGTCATGGCCAACGGCCTGGACATCATCCTGCACGACCCCGACGTGCGTTCCGTCTTCGTGAACGTCTTCGGCGGCATCACCGCGTGCGACGCGGTGGCCAACGGCATCGTGGCCGCGCTCGGCATCCTGGGCGACGAGGCCAAGAAGCCGCTCGTGGTCCGCTTGGACGGCAACAACGTGGAGGAGGGCCGCCGGATCCTCGCCGAGGCCAACCACCCGCTGGTCACCGTGGTGGACACTATGGACAACGCGGCCGACAAGGCCGCCGAGCTCGCGGCTGCGGGGGTCTGA
- a CDS encoding DUF5336 domain-containing protein has product MSQPYGAPQQQPGPAQPAVGVNLNLILPLVAAGLALIAFLLAFADDVQFDDFLIAAGILAGLSVLPRAPKGLLYAAVPIALIPTLRLLQGLITTEADVQGMQIVLLIVSLLLSAAVVMSLLLETGIVKLQPKPANVYGQPGGWNPQSGAFPQQGQQPQQFGPPSGQFGQQAPPPQQAQQPGQPQPTSYMPQPGQFGQPGQGTPPGGFGGPQQG; this is encoded by the coding sequence ATGTCCCAGCCGTACGGCGCCCCTCAGCAGCAGCCGGGTCCGGCGCAGCCGGCGGTGGGTGTGAACCTGAACCTCATCCTTCCGCTGGTCGCCGCCGGTCTGGCGCTGATCGCGTTCCTGCTCGCGTTCGCCGACGACGTCCAGTTCGACGACTTCCTGATCGCGGCGGGCATCCTCGCCGGCCTGTCCGTGCTGCCGCGGGCACCCAAGGGCCTGCTGTACGCGGCGGTGCCGATCGCGCTGATCCCCACGCTCAGGCTGCTCCAGGGGCTGATCACCACCGAGGCCGACGTCCAGGGCATGCAGATCGTGCTGCTGATCGTGTCGCTGCTGCTGTCGGCGGCCGTCGTGATGAGCCTCCTGCTGGAGACCGGCATCGTGAAGCTCCAGCCGAAGCCCGCGAACGTCTACGGCCAGCCCGGTGGCTGGAACCCGCAGTCCGGCGCGTTCCCGCAGCAGGGCCAGCAGCCGCAGCAGTTCGGCCCGCCGTCCGGCCAGTTCGGCCAGCAGGCGCCGCCGCCCCAGCAGGCCCAGCAGCCGGGCCAGCCGCAGCCGACGTCCTACATGCCGCAGCCCGGCCAGTTCGGCCAGCCCGGCCAGGGCACGCCGCCCGGTGGGTTCGGCGGCCCGCAGCAGGGCTGA
- a CDS encoding alpha/beta fold hydrolase, giving the protein MSDAVRRLVETWSGRVGASVDAGLGVAGEALGLAGDVLRAAATPGGVRGVAVEAAWLAARTVLYPWGVLEERAKPDGHYRTDRLSPRRRGLLVSAPEVAGTPIVLVHGIGDNRSAFAVLSGALRRRGFGAVHAVNYSVLTALTGDVRRSAAMLGEHVERICEETGSDRVHVVGHSLGGLIARYYVQRLGGDARVGTLVTLGTPHRGTLAAYLLPTALTRQLRPGSDLLSELAEPCPPCRTRFVVVWSEMDQVIVPQRNARLEHPALVVEEHRIRDSGHLSLSVDTRTLQLVVTALTHSYDSGVHPIVPARAGYS; this is encoded by the coding sequence ATGAGTGACGCGGTGCGGCGGCTCGTCGAGACCTGGTCGGGCCGGGTCGGCGCGAGCGTGGACGCCGGGCTGGGCGTGGCGGGCGAGGCCCTCGGTCTCGCCGGCGACGTGCTCCGGGCCGCCGCCACCCCCGGTGGGGTGCGAGGTGTCGCCGTGGAGGCCGCCTGGCTGGCCGCGCGCACCGTCCTCTACCCGTGGGGCGTCCTGGAGGAACGGGCCAAGCCCGACGGGCACTACCGCACCGACCGCCTGTCGCCCCGCCGGCGCGGCCTGCTGGTTTCGGCCCCGGAGGTGGCGGGCACCCCGATCGTGTTGGTGCACGGCATCGGGGACAACCGGTCCGCCTTCGCAGTGCTGTCGGGGGCGCTGCGGAGGCGCGGCTTCGGTGCGGTGCACGCGGTGAACTACAGCGTGCTGACCGCGTTGACGGGGGACGTCCGGCGGTCGGCGGCGATGCTGGGCGAGCACGTGGAGCGGATCTGCGAGGAGACCGGATCCGACCGGGTGCACGTGGTCGGCCACTCGCTCGGCGGCCTGATCGCCCGTTATTACGTGCAGCGCCTGGGCGGGGACGCGCGCGTGGGCACGCTGGTCACCCTGGGCACCCCGCACCGCGGCACGTTGGCCGCCTACCTGCTGCCCACGGCGCTGACCAGGCAATTGCGGCCGGGTTCCGACCTGTTGTCCGAATTGGCCGAACCGTGCCCGCCCTGCCGCACCCGGTTCGTGGTGGTGTGGAGCGAGATGGACCAGGTGATCGTCCCGCAGCGGAACGCCCGGTTGGAGCATCCGGCGTTGGTCGTGGAGGAGCACCGGATACGTGATTCAGGTCACCTTTCGCTATCGGTTGATACCCGCACCCTTCAGCTCGTTGTGACCGCCCTCACGCATTCGTATGACAGTGGGGTTCACCCCATCGTGCCTGCACGCGCCGGGTATTCGTAG
- the purN gene encoding phosphoribosylglycinamide formyltransferase produces MTVPSKESTLSAATTLRLPVPARVVVLVSGSGTLLQALLDAAADPGYPVEVVAVGADRAGIEGLGRAERAGVPAFTVKLRDHADRDAWDTALADAVESHEPDLVVSAGFMKILGPAFLARFGGRMVNTHPALLPAFPGAHGVRDAVDYGVKVSGATVHLVDGGVDTGPILAQEAVVVADDDDVESLHERIKVVERRLLVDVVARLAREGCTVNGRKVSIP; encoded by the coding sequence GTGACAGTCCCCAGCAAGGAGAGCACGCTGAGCGCCGCGACCACACTCCGGCTTCCCGTCCCCGCCAGGGTCGTCGTCCTCGTCTCCGGTTCCGGCACCCTGTTGCAGGCGTTGCTGGACGCGGCGGCCGACCCCGGATACCCGGTCGAGGTGGTCGCCGTCGGCGCCGACCGCGCCGGCATCGAGGGCCTGGGCCGCGCCGAGCGCGCCGGCGTCCCCGCCTTCACGGTGAAGCTGCGCGACCACGCCGACCGCGACGCGTGGGACACCGCGCTCGCCGACGCCGTCGAGTCGCACGAACCCGACCTGGTGGTCTCCGCCGGGTTCATGAAGATCCTCGGACCCGCCTTCCTGGCCCGCTTCGGCGGCCGGATGGTCAACACCCACCCCGCGCTGCTGCCCGCCTTCCCCGGCGCGCACGGCGTCCGGGACGCCGTCGACTACGGCGTGAAGGTGAGCGGCGCGACCGTGCACCTGGTGGACGGCGGTGTGGACACCGGGCCGATCCTGGCCCAGGAAGCGGTCGTCGTCGCCGATGACGACGACGTCGAAAGCCTGCACGAGCGCATCAAGGTGGTGGAGCGGCGGCTGCTGGTCGACGTGGTCGCCCGCCTGGCCCGCGAGGGCTGCACCGTGAACGGACGAAAGGTGAGCATCCCGTGA
- the sucD gene encoding succinate--CoA ligase subunit alpha, translating into MAIFITKDSKVIVQGMTGAEGTKHTKRMLASGTNIVGGVNPRKAGEKVDFDGNVLPVFGSVTEAMEATGADVTVIFVPPAFAKAAVIEAIDAGIGLAVVITEGIPVHDTAAFWAHAVATGNKTRIIGPNCPGLISPGQSNAGIIPANISGAGKIGLVSKSGTLTYQMMYELRDFGFSTAIGIGGDPIIGTTHIDALAAFEADPETVAIVMIGEIGGDAEERAAAYVKENVTKPVVGYVAGFTAPEGKTMGHAGAIVSGSAGTAQAKKEALEAAGVKVGKTPSETAALMREIMQSIG; encoded by the coding sequence ATGGCTATCTTCATCACCAAGGACAGCAAGGTCATCGTCCAGGGCATGACCGGCGCCGAGGGCACCAAACACACCAAGCGGATGCTGGCCTCCGGCACGAACATCGTCGGCGGCGTGAACCCGCGCAAGGCCGGCGAGAAGGTCGACTTCGACGGCAACGTGCTGCCGGTGTTCGGGTCCGTGACCGAGGCCATGGAGGCGACCGGCGCCGACGTCACCGTGATCTTCGTGCCGCCGGCGTTCGCCAAGGCGGCCGTGATCGAGGCGATCGACGCGGGCATCGGCCTGGCCGTCGTGATCACCGAGGGCATCCCGGTGCACGACACCGCCGCGTTCTGGGCGCACGCCGTGGCGACCGGCAACAAGACCCGGATCATCGGCCCGAACTGCCCCGGCCTGATCAGCCCCGGGCAGTCCAACGCGGGCATCATCCCGGCCAACATCTCCGGCGCGGGCAAGATCGGTCTGGTGTCGAAGTCCGGCACGCTGACCTACCAGATGATGTACGAGCTGCGCGACTTCGGCTTCTCCACCGCCATCGGCATCGGCGGCGACCCGATCATCGGCACCACCCACATCGACGCGCTGGCGGCCTTCGAGGCCGACCCGGAGACCGTGGCGATCGTGATGATCGGCGAGATCGGCGGCGACGCCGAGGAGCGGGCCGCGGCCTACGTCAAGGAGAACGTCACCAAGCCGGTCGTCGGCTACGTGGCGGGCTTCACCGCGCCCGAGGGCAAGACGATGGGCCACGCGGGCGCGATCGTGTCCGGCTCGGCCGGCACCGCGCAGGCGAAGAAGGAAGCCCTGGAGGCGGCGGGCGTCAAGGTCGGCAAGACGCCGAGCGAGACGGCCGCGCTGATGCGGGAGATCATGCAGTCCATCGGCTGA
- the purH gene encoding bifunctional phosphoribosylaminoimidazolecarboxamide formyltransferase/IMP cyclohydrolase, whose amino-acid sequence MTTPAERRPVRRALIGVSDKSGLVELATGLHAAGVEIVSTGGTARALADAGVPVTPVEQVTGFPEALDGRVKTLHPGVHAGLLADTRREEHLAKLRELGIEPFDLLVVNLYPFARTVASGASADECVEQIDIGGPAMVRASAKNHASVAVVVDPSRYSWVLEQVEAGGFTLAERQGLAVDAFRHTASYDVAVASWLGSAVASDDEGSGFPGWVGATWNRKQVLRYGENPHQRAALYTQGDGRSGLATAEQLHGKEMSYNNFVDADAAWRAAWDHELPCVAIIKHANPCGIAVSKVDGPGAIAEAHRNAHACDPVSAFGGVIAANREVTVEMAEQVAEIFTEVIIAPSYADGAVDVLTRKKNIRILVAPAPERGGVEMRAVSGGLLVQTSDTIEAEGDDPAKWTHVCGTPLDEEGLADLAFAWRACRAVKSNAILLASGGATVGAGMGQVNRVDAARLAVARAGDRARGAVAASDAFFPFPDGLEVLLEAGVRAVVQPGGSVRDAEVIAAAEAAGATVYLTGTRHFAH is encoded by the coding sequence GTGACCACTCCTGCCGAGAGGCGACCGGTTCGCCGGGCCCTGATCGGGGTTTCCGACAAGTCGGGTCTGGTGGAACTGGCCACCGGCCTGCACGCGGCCGGAGTCGAGATCGTCTCCACCGGCGGCACGGCGCGCGCGCTGGCCGACGCGGGCGTGCCGGTCACGCCGGTCGAGCAGGTCACCGGGTTCCCGGAGGCGCTGGACGGCCGGGTGAAGACGCTGCACCCCGGCGTGCACGCGGGCCTGCTCGCCGACACCCGGCGTGAAGAGCACCTGGCGAAGCTGCGCGAGCTGGGCATCGAGCCCTTCGACCTGCTCGTGGTGAACCTGTACCCGTTCGCCCGGACCGTCGCCTCGGGCGCGTCGGCGGACGAGTGCGTGGAGCAGATCGACATCGGCGGCCCCGCGATGGTGCGCGCGTCGGCGAAGAACCACGCCAGCGTGGCCGTCGTCGTGGACCCGTCGCGGTACTCGTGGGTGCTGGAGCAGGTCGAGGCCGGCGGCTTCACGCTGGCCGAGCGGCAGGGCCTGGCCGTGGACGCGTTCCGCCACACCGCGTCCTACGACGTGGCCGTGGCGTCGTGGCTGGGCAGCGCGGTCGCGTCGGACGACGAGGGCTCCGGCTTCCCCGGCTGGGTCGGCGCGACGTGGAACCGCAAGCAGGTGCTGCGCTACGGCGAGAACCCGCACCAGCGGGCGGCGCTGTACACGCAGGGCGACGGGCGTTCCGGGCTGGCGACGGCGGAGCAGCTGCACGGCAAGGAGATGTCCTACAACAACTTCGTGGACGCCGACGCGGCCTGGCGGGCGGCGTGGGACCACGAGCTGCCGTGCGTGGCGATCATCAAGCACGCCAACCCGTGCGGCATCGCGGTGTCCAAGGTGGACGGTCCGGGTGCGATCGCCGAGGCGCACCGCAACGCGCACGCGTGCGACCCGGTGAGCGCGTTCGGCGGCGTGATCGCGGCGAACCGCGAGGTGACCGTGGAGATGGCCGAGCAGGTGGCGGAGATCTTCACCGAGGTGATCATCGCGCCCTCGTACGCGGACGGCGCGGTGGACGTGCTCACCCGCAAGAAGAACATCCGCATCCTGGTCGCGCCGGCGCCCGAGCGCGGCGGGGTAGAGATGCGCGCGGTGTCCGGCGGGTTGTTGGTGCAGACGTCGGACACCATCGAGGCCGAGGGCGACGACCCGGCCAAGTGGACCCACGTGTGCGGCACGCCGTTGGACGAGGAGGGCTTGGCCGACCTCGCGTTCGCGTGGCGGGCCTGCCGGGCGGTGAAGTCGAACGCGATCCTGCTGGCGTCCGGCGGCGCGACCGTCGGCGCGGGCATGGGCCAGGTCAACCGGGTCGACGCGGCGCGGCTGGCGGTGGCGCGTGCCGGTGACCGGGCGCGGGGCGCGGTGGCCGCGTCGGACGCGTTCTTCCCGTTCCCGGACGGGCTCGAGGTGCTGCTGGAGGCCGGTGTGCGCGCGGTCGTGCAGCCCGGCGGGTCGGTGCGCGACGCCGAGGTGATCGCGGCGGCGGAAGCGGCCGGTGCGACCGTGTACCTGACCGGCACGCGGCACTTCGCGCACTAG
- a CDS encoding M23 family metallopeptidase, with protein sequence MLDEAVDRASTRTVSTHRLPPPPSALRGRIVVAAVAVGAFAAAGAGQTLHALGSDSPASADEVTPLANAAADGAAAFGVGGTGPASPQVLPVAKTVDPAAEAQKLVKSQHITETREAEEAEARRPKFARPAAGEFTSGYGGRWGEMHYGIDIAGPIGTPILAAADGVVIEAGPASGFGLWVKVEHADGSVTVYGHVDTYSVRAGQRVLAGEQIARMGNRGFSTGPHLHFEVWNADGKKINPLGWLNAQGISV encoded by the coding sequence GTGCTCGACGAAGCGGTGGACCGCGCTTCGACCCGCACGGTGAGCACGCACCGGCTCCCGCCTCCGCCCTCGGCGCTGCGCGGACGGATCGTGGTCGCCGCCGTGGCCGTCGGCGCCTTCGCCGCCGCCGGCGCAGGGCAGACGCTCCACGCGCTCGGCTCCGACTCGCCGGCCTCCGCCGACGAGGTCACACCGCTCGCGAACGCCGCGGCCGATGGCGCCGCCGCGTTCGGCGTCGGTGGCACCGGCCCCGCCTCCCCGCAGGTCCTGCCCGTCGCCAAGACGGTCGACCCGGCGGCCGAGGCGCAGAAGCTCGTCAAGAGCCAGCACATCACCGAGACCCGCGAGGCCGAAGAGGCCGAGGCTCGGCGACCCAAGTTCGCCCGTCCCGCCGCCGGCGAGTTCACCTCCGGGTACGGAGGTCGCTGGGGCGAGATGCACTACGGCATCGACATCGCGGGCCCGATCGGCACGCCGATCCTGGCCGCCGCCGATGGTGTCGTGATCGAGGCCGGTCCGGCAAGCGGTTTTGGCCTGTGGGTCAAGGTCGAGCACGCCGACGGCTCGGTGACCGTCTACGGCCACGTGGACACCTACTCGGTGCGCGCGGGCCAGCGGGTCCTGGCGGGCGAGCAGATCGCGCGCATGGGCAACCGCGGCTTCTCCACCGGTCCGCACCTGCACTTCGAGGTCTGGAACGCGGACGGCAAGAAGATCAACCCGCTGGGCTGGCTGAACGCCCAGGGCATCAGCGTCTGA
- the pcrA gene encoding DNA helicase PcrA has protein sequence MSALFDLPASPPSSRSAHSPSGSFPSGRLLEDLNPSQRRAVEHAGAPLLVVAGAGSGKTRVLTRRIAYLLAERQVHPGEVMAITFTNKAAAEMKERVADLVGARARSMWVSTFHSMCVRVMRREAKTLGLSSSFSIYDSDDTRRLITLVARDLDLDPKRYPARTLAIHISNLKNELVDAATAKERAGNDLERRVAEVYESYQRRLGDSNSLDFDDLIMRTVELLQNHPDVAEHYHRRFRHVLVDEYQDTNHAQYTLVRELIGTGEDGVPPGELCVVGDADQSIYAFRGATIRNIVEFERDYPQATTILLEQNYRSTQTILSAANAVISRNPNRRDKRLWSDLGDGEKIVGYVADNEHDEAAFVAREIDHLVDGGEANNGEIAVFYRTNNQSRVFEEIFIRLGLPYKVVGGVRFYERREVRDALAYLRALSNPDDTVSLRRILNVPKRGIGERAEACVSMYAERERIGFAAALRDAVTGKVPLLNPRSRNAIAGFVEMMDELGVLVERGDDVADVLEAVLEKTAYRAELEASEDPQDHTRVENLNELVTVAREFGDLNTPAPDEVAASDLGDLPSEGSLAAFLERVSLVADADSVPDAESDGVVTLMTLHTAKGLEYPVVFCTGWEDGVFPHLRALGDPTELAEERRLAYVGITRAQKRLYLSRALVRSAWGQPSANPASRFLDEIPADLLDWRRAEPKRSAPSAPTSWGGGRGSGPSRPAPTNAGWKDTPALKLDVGDRVSHDKYGLGRVVAVDGSGPRATATIDFGGAGTVRLMLIGGVPLVKL, from the coding sequence ATGAGCGCCTTGTTCGACTTGCCTGCAAGTCCCCCCTCCTCCCGGTCCGCGCATTCCCCTTCTGGGTCTTTCCCTTCTGGGCGGCTGCTCGAAGACCTCAACCCGTCCCAGCGACGGGCCGTCGAGCACGCGGGCGCCCCGTTGCTGGTCGTCGCGGGTGCGGGCTCCGGCAAGACGCGCGTGCTCACCCGCCGCATCGCCTACCTGCTCGCCGAGCGCCAGGTCCACCCCGGCGAGGTCATGGCGATCACCTTCACCAACAAGGCCGCCGCCGAGATGAAGGAACGCGTGGCCGACCTGGTCGGCGCGCGGGCCCGCTCGATGTGGGTGTCCACGTTCCACTCGATGTGCGTGCGGGTCATGCGCCGCGAGGCGAAGACCCTCGGCCTGTCGTCCAGCTTCTCCATCTACGACTCCGACGACACCCGCCGGCTGATCACGCTGGTGGCGCGGGACCTCGACCTGGACCCCAAGCGCTACCCGGCGCGCACGCTGGCGATCCACATCTCGAACCTGAAGAACGAGCTGGTCGACGCCGCCACCGCCAAGGAGCGCGCGGGCAACGACCTGGAGCGCCGCGTCGCCGAGGTCTACGAGAGCTACCAGCGCCGGCTCGGCGACTCGAACTCGCTCGACTTCGACGACCTGATCATGCGGACCGTCGAGCTGCTGCAGAACCACCCGGACGTGGCCGAGCACTACCACCGCCGGTTCCGGCACGTGCTGGTCGACGAGTACCAGGACACCAACCACGCGCAGTACACGCTGGTCCGCGAGCTGATCGGCACCGGCGAGGACGGCGTGCCGCCGGGCGAGCTGTGCGTGGTGGGCGACGCCGACCAGTCGATCTACGCCTTCCGCGGCGCGACGATCCGCAACATCGTGGAGTTCGAGCGGGACTACCCGCAGGCCACCACGATCCTGCTGGAGCAGAACTACCGGTCCACCCAGACGATCCTGAGCGCGGCGAACGCGGTCATCTCGCGCAACCCGAACCGCCGGGACAAGCGGCTGTGGAGCGACCTGGGCGACGGCGAGAAGATCGTCGGCTACGTCGCGGACAACGAGCACGACGAGGCGGCGTTCGTCGCCCGCGAGATCGACCACCTGGTGGACGGCGGCGAGGCGAACAACGGCGAGATCGCCGTGTTCTACCGCACCAACAACCAGTCGCGCGTGTTCGAGGAGATCTTCATCCGCCTCGGCCTGCCCTACAAGGTGGTCGGTGGCGTCCGGTTCTACGAGCGGCGCGAGGTGCGCGACGCGCTGGCGTACCTGAGGGCGTTGTCCAACCCCGACGACACGGTGTCGTTGCGGCGCATCCTGAACGTGCCGAAGCGCGGCATCGGCGAGCGCGCGGAGGCGTGCGTGTCGATGTACGCCGAGCGCGAGCGGATCGGCTTCGCGGCGGCGTTGCGCGACGCCGTGACGGGCAAGGTGCCGCTGCTCAACCCGCGCTCGCGCAACGCGATCGCCGGTTTCGTCGAGATGATGGACGAGCTCGGCGTGCTGGTCGAGCGCGGCGACGACGTGGCCGACGTCCTGGAAGCGGTGCTGGAGAAGACCGCGTACCGGGCCGAGCTGGAGGCCAGCGAGGACCCGCAGGACCACACCCGGGTGGAGAACCTGAACGAGCTGGTCACGGTGGCCCGCGAGTTCGGGGACTTGAACACCCCCGCGCCGGACGAGGTGGCGGCCTCCGACCTCGGGGACCTGCCCTCCGAGGGCTCGCTCGCGGCGTTCCTGGAGCGGGTGTCGCTGGTCGCGGACGCCGACTCGGTGCCGGACGCGGAGTCCGACGGCGTGGTCACGCTGATGACCCTGCACACCGCCAAGGGCCTGGAGTACCCGGTGGTGTTCTGCACCGGCTGGGAGGACGGCGTCTTCCCGCACCTGCGCGCCCTCGGCGACCCGACGGAGCTGGCCGAGGAACGGCGCCTGGCGTACGTCGGCATCACGCGCGCCCAGAAGCGGCTGTACCTGTCGCGGGCGCTGGTGCGCTCGGCGTGGGGCCAGCCCTCGGCGAACCCGGCGTCGCGGTTCCTGGACGAGATCCCGGCCGACCTGCTCGACTGGCGGCGCGCGGAGCCCAAGCGCTCCGCGCCGTCCGCGCCGACCTCGTGGGGCGGCGGCCGCGGTTCAGGTCCGTCGCGCCCGGCGCCGACGAACGCGGGCTGGAAGGACACGCCCGCGCTGAAGCTGGACGTGGGCGACCGGGTGAGCCACGACAAGTACGGCCTCGGCCGCGTGGTGGCCGTGGACGGCTCCGGGCCCCGCGCGACCGCCACGATCGACTTCGGCGGCGCGGGAACGGTGCGGCTGATGCTCATCGGCGGCGTGCCCCTCGTGAAGCTCTGA
- a CDS encoding DUF6350 family protein, protein MSVQQTTSHGVVTDSVRPPEFSRAERVRVLTMTAAGSVVVGYAGVAALLALISSTAAHASFSTTGVLTAAAPGWLVAHHVPLRFDGGQLGLLPLLPTALVMLLVYRAAAGAADRLGLFEPLQARSVVFSIAGAHAVVGSVIAFLMGDEGPVRATPAVAFFGCAVVSGLAAVAGVAQRCGLVEVVFERVDPVARRGLRAGALALFALVAGGALVLALGLLFSWSTTASLFDQSGGTIGTGLGIWLLCLAYLPNAVVGALSYVAGAGFSIGAAVVGPLEFVGGPVPPVPLLAALPEAQAGYLPLVLVLPGVIGVAVGFSLRDAAETPRARVRAVLVSAVTAGVTALVLAAVAGGTLGGGAFNPVTIPAGLLAVLTFGWVAVPGAVVAWFAGPRPPRVVLPEPEAEVVVDAEDEEDYDDEAEFDAEYAEDAEDADELEEEYDEEDEEDDGEEDDEEFDHDLDEYDDLDDEELAEDDTDDSDPDRDRDDSESDSDFDEDDDPDEDEPDEDDEGDEADDVDPEDLADKPR, encoded by the coding sequence ATGTCGGTGCAGCAAACGACCTCGCACGGCGTCGTGACGGACTCCGTCCGCCCGCCCGAGTTCTCCCGCGCCGAACGGGTGCGCGTGCTCACGATGACCGCCGCCGGGTCGGTGGTCGTCGGGTACGCGGGCGTCGCCGCCCTGCTGGCGCTGATCTCCTCGACGGCCGCGCACGCGTCGTTCTCGACGACCGGCGTGCTGACGGCCGCCGCGCCGGGCTGGCTGGTCGCGCACCACGTGCCGCTGCGCTTCGACGGCGGGCAGCTCGGCCTGCTGCCGCTGCTGCCGACGGCGCTGGTGATGCTGCTGGTGTACCGGGCGGCGGCGGGCGCGGCGGACCGGCTGGGGCTGTTCGAGCCGTTGCAGGCGCGGTCGGTGGTGTTCAGCATCGCCGGCGCGCACGCCGTGGTGGGCAGCGTGATCGCCTTCCTGATGGGTGACGAGGGCCCGGTCCGGGCCACGCCGGCGGTGGCGTTCTTCGGCTGCGCGGTGGTGTCCGGGCTCGCCGCGGTGGCGGGCGTCGCGCAGCGGTGCGGCCTGGTGGAAGTCGTGTTCGAGCGGGTCGACCCGGTGGCGCGGCGCGGGCTGCGGGCGGGCGCGTTGGCGTTGTTCGCGCTGGTCGCGGGCGGCGCCCTGGTGCTGGCGCTCGGGCTGCTGTTCTCGTGGTCGACCACCGCGTCGCTGTTCGACCAGAGCGGCGGCACCATCGGCACCGGCCTCGGCATCTGGCTGCTGTGCCTGGCGTACCTGCCCAACGCGGTGGTCGGCGCGCTGTCGTACGTGGCGGGGGCGGGGTTCTCGATCGGCGCGGCGGTGGTCGGCCCGCTGGAGTTCGTCGGCGGCCCGGTGCCGCCCGTGCCGCTGCTGGCCGCGTTGCCCGAGGCGCAGGCGGGCTACCTGCCGCTGGTGCTCGTGCTGCCGGGCGTGATCGGCGTGGCGGTCGGGTTCTCGCTGCGCGACGCGGCCGAGACGCCGCGGGCCCGGGTGCGCGCGGTGCTGGTCTCGGCGGTCACCGCGGGCGTCACCGCGCTGGTGCTGGCGGCGGTGGCCGGCGGCACGTTGGGCGGCGGGGCGTTCAACCCGGTCACCATCCCGGCCGGGCTGCTGGCCGTGCTCACGTTCGGCTGGGTGGCCGTGCCGGGCGCGGTGGTGGCCTGGTTCGCCGGGCCCCGGCCGCCGCGCGTGGTCCTGCCCGAGCCCGAAGCGGAGGTCGTCGTGGACGCGGAGGACGAAGAGGACTACGACGACGAGGCCGAGTTCGACGCCGAGTACGCCGAGGACGCGGAGGACGCGGACGAGCTCGAAGAGGAGTACGACGAGGAAGACGAAGAAGACGACGGGGAAGAGGACGACGAGGAGTTCGACCACGACCTCGACGAGTACGACGACCTCGACGACGAGGAACTGGCCGAGGACGACACCGACGACTCCGACCCCGACCGCGACCGCGACGACTCCGAATCCGACTCCGACTTCGACGAAGACGACGATCCCGACGAGGACGAACCGGACGAGGACGACGAGGGTGACGAGGCCGACGACGTCGACCCGGAGGACCTGGCCGACAAGCCCCGCTAG